In the Cydia splendana chromosome 2, ilCydSple1.2, whole genome shotgun sequence genome, one interval contains:
- the LOC134799674 gene encoding protein N-lysine methyltransferase METTL21D-like, with the protein MSHRRSSFQSNDLFPREIDIEVCLKTLKIYQKIEGDVNCVVWDASLVLAKYLETMCQNKAEFLSGIRVLELGSGLGVVGLTAATLGAQVTLTDLPEALPLLRMNIKENKSKISSMGGYAIAESLVWGDSTSQILKEEYDMIVLADCVYYEEAIDPLVQTLQCFTNTLTKKPTMYLTQELRDSEIQKRLWKKFFEKLNDIFNVEQIPEEQQHKNYRSPDILLFKITKK; encoded by the exons ATGTCTCACAGAAGATCAAGTTTTCAATCAAATGACCTGTTTCCTCGTGAAATTGATATTGAGGTGTGCTTAAAAACGCTaaaaatttatcaaaaaattGAAGGAGATGTGAATTGTGTTGTATGGGATGCATCTTTAGTTTTAGCAAAGTATCTCGAAACAATGTGCCAGAATAAAGCTGAGTTCTTAAGTGGCATTAGAGTATTAGAACTTGGGTCAGGTTTAGGGGTTGTTGGTCTAACAGCTGCAACTCTAGG CGCCCAAGTAACGCTTACAGATTTACCTGAAGCACTGCCGTTGTTGCGAATGAACATAAAAGAAAATAAGTCAAAAATTTCCAGTATGGGAGGGTATGCCATAGCAGAGTCTTTGGTGTGGGGTGACAGTACATCCCAAATACTTAAAGAAGAATATGACATGATTGTACTCGCAGACTGTGTTTATTATGAAGAG GCAATAGATCCTCTGGTACAGACATTACAATGCTTCACCAACACCTTAACAAAGAAACCCACAATGTATTTGACTCAAGAACTTCGAGATTCTGAAATACAAAAGAGGTTATGGAAaaagttttttgaaaaacttaatgacatcttTAATGTGGAACAGATACCTGAAGAACAACAACACAAAAATTACAGAAGCCCGGATATTTTACTCTTTAAAATTACAAAGAAATGA